The Gemmatimonadota bacterium nucleotide sequence GATGCCCGTTGTCGTTCCGCCTATCAAAAGAAAAATCGGTGAAAAACACGCCGCGATTATCCACTCAGACGCATGTTGCAACAAACTCGCCTGGTTGCCCAAGATCAATGCCATACACGGAATTAAAGCTACGCCCAATACGGCGAACAAGACCACGCGGTGGTTTCCGTAATTGAGCGAGAGTCTTCCCCATATTATATTAAAAATAGCCGCGCCTATGGTTTGTATGGCCAAAAAAAAGCCGACGGTACTTTCCGAGATGTAAAATGCCTCTCGGGCGAGCACTACGTAAAAAGGAAGTGAGAATCCGATGCCCGATGCCAGCATTTGGACCAGGAGGAACCGTCCAAAGTTGCGGTCGCGGCGCAGTAATTGGGGAATACCGCGAATCACCTGAATGGCATTTCGGTGGGTTGTACCCATCTCGCCTTCTGGTTCTCGAACCAGACAGAAACACCCGATGCCCAGACTCATCATTCCGGCACCCATTGCGAAGATCATGACGTAATTTATCGGAAAGTCATAACCGCTATCTAAGTCGAGAAAATACCTGACCAATATGCCCGCGAGAATGCTCAATACGCCGCCGAGAAATGAACGGGATGCGTAAAATAATCCCGTGTGTGACCTCGGCAGAGATCTTCCCACAATATCTGTATAGGCATTGCCCGCGGGGCCGCCAAAAAGAGAAGCAATGCCGTATAGGATGAGAAAGCTGCTCAATACCAGACTGGGCCGTTCGAGTCCGTACCACGCGAGGAGTGGCACAATTGTCCAGATCAGCGACATGCGAATGAGGTTGGCTTGCCTGTACACAGGTAGCCGACGCGCACGCCGCTCCAGATATCCCGCCACGAGCAATTGGGGCAGATGCCAACCTGCGCGGTGTAGAGATGAGGCCAGGCCGACCAGCGTATCTGAGGTTGTAAAATGCCGAATAAAAATGGGTAAGACTGTGGTGGGGTCTAAAAATGCCGTGCCAAATGCGAAGATGCCACCATTTAATGTTCCCACAATAAAGTTGAATCGCGCATTGCCCTTTTCAGGTAAGAATCCCATTTATTTTTCCACTGTTGGCGCATTATTATATCTTGCACATGCGGGAGATGCAAGATGAAAGTTGCGTTCAATGCTGTGGGAGTGTTAATATAGCTTCTTAAGTTATAGATCAATTTTTAGTATGAGGAGAATTCTATGTCCAGAATTATTTATCTCGCCAGTCCCTACGGTTTTTCGTCTCAACAGAAACAGAAACTTTTGCCCGAGTTTGTTCAGGTGCTCGAGTCTCTCGGCGCAGAAGTGTGGGAACCGTTTGAACGCAATAATCAGATTGATAAAGCACAGCCCGGATGGGCGTATCAAATCGGGCAGGCAGATGTGCGCGATGTCAAAGAATCAGACGCGATATTTGCCATTGTCAATGGTACGCCGCCCGATGAAGGTGTGATGGTTGAGCTTGGGATTGCCATTGCCCTGGAGAAAAAGACTTTTCTCTTTCGAGACGATTTTCGCCGTTGTACCGATTCAGAAGACTATGCGCTTAACCTTATGCTCTTTACTGGTTTGCCAGAACACGGCTGGGAAGATTATTATTACACCTCTTTGGATGAAGTTGTCGATCCGGATAAGGCTCTGGTGCGCTGGCTGAATGGAGCGATAGATTGACAGACCTGTTATTCTTGAGTATTATTTTATTGACAACCATCATTTCATCCAAACACAACAGGTTCAGGTATGGCCCTACAAACCGTTGGCACCATGACAGCCGATGAGCTTCTGGTGATGCCACACAATGGCTATCGCTATGAACTCATAAAGGGAGAATTGCGCCAGATGGCTCCAGCGGGAAGTCAGCACGGACGAATTGCAGCAACAATCGGCATCCGCCTTGGGTTATTTGTCGAAGACAATGACCTTGGCACAACTTATGCTGCCGAAACCGGATTTATTATCGACACTACACCCGATACGGTGCGCGCACCCGACGCGAGTTTTGTGCCTAAAGAACGTGCGGAAGCCATAGACGAAGAAGGGTTCTTTCCCGGCGCACCCGACCTCGCCGTTGAAGTCGTCTCGCCAAATGACCGCGTATCCGAAGTGACGGAAAAAGCATTTGATTGGTTGCGGGCAGGTGCGAAGATGGTTATTGTGCTCGATCCCAAAACGCGTATAGTAACTGTCTATCGCGGTTTAGACGATGTTCGCATTCTCACAGAAGGCGACACAATTGACGGCGGCGATGTCGTGCCCGGGTGGCAATTGCCACTTGCAGATGTGTTCTAAAAAAAGGGCGACCAAAAGGTCGCCTTTTTTATATCTATTTATTGTGCATTATCGCGCGGCCTCTATGGCCTCGGCTTTCATCTTTTCTCTCTCCACATCGTCCTGCCATCGCGCTTGAATATCTTCGCGCAAACGCCAGAGTGGATCAAAATAAAAGAAAAATGTATCGGGTTTTACTACGGGACTGATATAGACGGCGATTCCGGTTTCCCGATTGTAATACTCATAAGAGTGCGCGTCTCGTTTTCCGCCACCGCCCAATGTATCTACAATAAATGTGGGCATGTTAAACCCGGATGTGGTGCCGCGTATGGCTTTTTCAATGGCGAGGCCGTCGTCGAGTGTTGTACGCAGGTCTTCAACGCCGCGCACGAGGTCGTGGAAATACACATAATAGGGTTGTACGTTTAAGTAGCTCAACCTCTTGACCAGGAGTCTCATCGTCTCGGCGCTGTTATTCACGCCGCTTTGAAGTACTGCCTGGTTGCGTATTGTTATTCCGCGCGACTGTAGCCGATTAAGCCCGTCCTGGGTAATGCCGGTGATTTCGGCGGGGTGATTAAAATGGGTGTGCAAGACGACTTCTTTGTGCATCTTGCGCCCGCGATCCACCACGCGTGTCAGCGCATCTACCCAGGCATCATCTGTGACGAGTTTTTGCGGCATGACCGCCGGGCCTTTGGTCGCAAAGCGAAATCGCCGTATGTGGTCAATATTCAGCAGGCGGTTGCCCAATTCTTCGAGTTGATCGGCTTTGAGTTGATACATGTCGCCGCCGCTGACTACGACATCTTCGACTTCGGGACGCGATTGAATATACCCAATCGCATTGTCCCATCGCTCGCGATTGACCCGCAGACTTACTTTTTCCACATCTTCTGTATCCAGTCCCACAGCATAGCTGCGGGTGCAAAATCGGCAATAGACGGGACAGGTGTCCAATACGAGGAATAATACGCGGTCTGGATAGCGATGTGTCAATCCCTCAACGGGGGCATCTCCCAATTCATTGAGCGAATCGAGGTGCAATTCGGGGTGATCGCACTCTTGCTCGCATCTGAGAGACAAAAATTGTTTGCGAATCGGATCGCGATACGGGTCATCCCAATTGATCAAGCTCAATATATACGGCGAGATTCGCACACTCATGGGCGCGTGTTGCAAGCCCGCTGCGACTTCTTGGTAAAAGTCATTGGGTACTCGATTTTCAAGTACTCGCATCAATTTGCCCACGCTGGTTATTGAATGGCGCATCTGAAA carries:
- a CDS encoding MFS transporter gives rise to the protein MGFLPEKGNARFNFIVGTLNGGIFAFGTAFLDPTTVLPIFIRHFTTSDTLVGLASSLHRAGWHLPQLLVAGYLERRARRLPVYRQANLIRMSLIWTIVPLLAWYGLERPSLVLSSFLILYGIASLFGGPAGNAYTDIVGRSLPRSHTGLFYASRSFLGGVLSILAGILVRYFLDLDSGYDFPINYVMIFAMGAGMMSLGIGCFCLVREPEGEMGTTHRNAIQVIRGIPQLLRRDRNFGRFLLVQMLASGIGFSLPFYVVLAREAFYISESTVGFFLAIQTIGAAIFNIIWGRLSLNYGNHRVVLFAVLGVALIPCMALILGNQASLLQHASEWIIAACFSPIFLLIGGTTTGIFIGFKSYLLDIAPAERRPTYIGITNTVLGIGSLYPIFGGVLADLVHLQGVFALSATTVLVGFWLCFYMKASSY
- a CDS encoding nucleoside 2-deoxyribosyltransferase, with amino-acid sequence MSRIIYLASPYGFSSQQKQKLLPEFVQVLESLGAEVWEPFERNNQIDKAQPGWAYQIGQADVRDVKESDAIFAIVNGTPPDEGVMVELGIAIALEKKTFLFRDDFRRCTDSEDYALNLMLFTGLPEHGWEDYYYTSLDEVVDPDKALVRWLNGAID
- a CDS encoding KamA family radical SAM protein, producing MDVIEEVYAPRTKPPVNPQDLAHRELRRDEFWRHIPAFTDIDARTFHSHIFQMRHSITSVGKLMRVLENRVPNDFYQEVAAGLQHAPMSVRISPYILSLINWDDPYRDPIRKQFLSLRCEQECDHPELHLDSLNELGDAPVEGLTHRYPDRVLFLVLDTCPVYCRFCTRSYAVGLDTEDVEKVSLRVNRERWDNAIGYIQSRPEVEDVVVSGGDMYQLKADQLEELGNRLLNIDHIRRFRFATKGPAVMPQKLVTDDAWVDALTRVVDRGRKMHKEVVLHTHFNHPAEITGITQDGLNRLQSRGITIRNQAVLQSGVNNSAETMRLLVKRLSYLNVQPYYVYFHDLVRGVEDLRTTLDDGLAIEKAIRGTTSGFNMPTFIVDTLGGGGKRDAHSYEYYNRETGIAVYISPVVKPDTFFFYFDPLWRLREDIQARWQDDVEREKMKAEAIEAAR
- a CDS encoding Uma2 family endonuclease, with amino-acid sequence MALQTVGTMTADELLVMPHNGYRYELIKGELRQMAPAGSQHGRIAATIGIRLGLFVEDNDLGTTYAAETGFIIDTTPDTVRAPDASFVPKERAEAIDEEGFFPGAPDLAVEVVSPNDRVSEVTEKAFDWLRAGAKMVIVLDPKTRIVTVYRGLDDVRILTEGDTIDGGDVVPGWQLPLADVF